The nucleotide window CATTCGCCGCTTCCGCCAGCACCAGCCATTTGAAGCATTAGAAGCAGTTATAGACACATCTGTTATTTGCACACTACAAGAACAGGTAAAGACCGTACATATGACCACCGTAGTCGAGGAGTATTTAATTCGCTTAGCGCAAGCAACACGTCAGCATGAATACATCGAAGTAGGAATTAGTCCGCGCGGAACACTTGCGCTGATGCGAGCGGCCCAGGCATTTGCTTTTTTACAAGGTCGTACATATTGTACGCCGCAAGACATGCAGACAATGTTGCCTTATGTATGGAGTCATCGCTTAGTATTATCAATGGAAGGAACGCTTCGCGTTACAAAACAAGAAGCATTAAACAATATCGTAACAAGTGTAGACGTTCCTGTGGAGATAGAAGGGCGATGAGAGGACAGCGCTTGGAGGTTGTTCCTTTGCTGCTTCAGGATCATATTATTAAACTAACTATTCCAATTGCGCTTGTTTGTGTGCTCTTTTTTGGATACACGCCGCTGTCTTTTTTATTGATTGCGTACTACTTATTAGCAGCATTTGTGCACCACTATGTTAGACATATGGAGCAGCATATAATTGTTCATGACAGTGCGCGAGCCATGCGTCTATTTCCAAATGAATCAGGTGTAATTAGCATTGTCATAGAAAACCGTGCTAAGCTGCCGCTTGTGAACGGTTCGTGCATGTTTCGAACGGATGCCAAACTACAATCTGAAACAAGTGCCCATCATGTATCCGAAAACATGATTTCCTTTCCTTTCGTGCTAGGTGCACATGCACGTCAGCAATGGGATTTTACGTTTACAGCAGTAAAACGAGGAGCCTATCACATAAAACGTTTAGAGTGCATCGTCAGTGATCCATTTCACCTGACGCACATCCACCTGCCAACCATACATAAACTGAAAACAGAAATTCTTGTGTACCCAGCATTGCAAACAGTAAATGGTTTGCAGCAGCTTCATCAAGAAACATCCGGTACTTATAAGACAACGTTGTCCTATTATCGTGACGAAGCAGAATTGCTAGGCATAAAGCCGTATGAACGAGAGTCGTTTCGCTCTATTCACTGGAAGGCCTCTGCAAAAACGCAACAACTACAGGCAAAAGTATATCAGCCTGTACGCAATTTGTCTTGGAGCATTTGTTTATGCTTAGCTTCAAGCCGTGCGGTAGGCTGGAAAGCAAACATGGAAGAGTTGATTTCTTATACAGCTTATATATGCAAATACGCAGCTGAGAAGAAAATTCCCTTTGAACTATTCATAAGTGTGATGACAGAAAAAGGGCCGGTTCATATCTCTATGAAGGAAGGGATTCCAAATGTAGTACTGGCTTTAGAAGACCTAGCTCGCCTTTCGCAAGAGCATGTCTTGATTCAAGGAAACCGCTTTGTTCACTACTATATGAGCAAACGCGAACCGTCTGCGACTCTTATTTTTGTAGGAGTAAACAAGGAACACATACCTGCTACTCCTGCATCAATGTATATTGTTTCCGATAAAGGAGTGGTGGAGCATGTTACCAACCTATCTGCGCTACGCGGCTAATGCTATTTTACTTATCCTGCTTAGTCTACAGCTACGTCTACCTATTGCAGAGGTATTACTGTTTCTAACACTAAGCAGTGTTTTGTACATACTAGTCGCAAGGTTTAAACGTTTATTTGTCGTTGTATGTATGATGCAATTCGCAACGGCTGTATATGTTTTTCCTATTATAGACGGAGCTTTGCTTGTATGTGCTTATTTAGTTCTCGTTCTAAAACAGGATAAAACACCAAAAGAAATGCTCTTGTATACGGCAGGCATTCCTGTAATCGCTACCTTTTTGCATATGGAGATTGCATCTATAGAGTCGTGGCTGTTACTCCTTTTACAAGGGATTTTAACCCTTGTATGGACGAGTCATAATCATAAGCAAAGTATGGCTCGACTGCTCATTATAGTGGGAGTTTCTGTAATCTCTTTCGGCTTACTCTTGCTCCTTCCCTATATTCGGTTTGTACTTGCACATATTATGGGTTTACTGGCATATGGGGCGGGGGACATATTAAAGCCTTTGTTTGAGTGGTTACAATTAAACGCGGGCAGTGAGGTAGAAGAAGCTGCTGAAAAGATGAAAGCAGGAACGCCAAAATGGGCAGAAGGTGTTACGCAGACAAACACTTCTGTCACCGACTGGATTTATATTTTAGCAGTGGTAGTGGTGTTATCAGTAATTAGTTATATCTGTATTCGCCTGATGAGAAAAAAGCAATGGCATGGCGTGCAGCTAGAAACGGCAATGGCCGCTGACTCCTTTGTACATATGCCTAATAAGCGTGTTCCTATCAAAGCACCTGCATCGCCTATTCGGAAACAAATCTTTACGCTTGAAAAAGAACTTCGAGAACCGTTCGGGCGCAAGCGCGGCGAAACCTTAGAAAGCTGGCTAACGCGCTTAGAAAAAGAAGAACTTATAGGCAATAAACACCTGCTGCTTATAGCCTATAACACAGCTCGTTATCATGATAAGCACGACGTGACGCTAGTAAAGCCACTACAACAAGAAATAAAGCAAATATTGAAGCGGCAAAAGCACATTCTTAAAAACAAACAACAATCATAGCGCGCCTCACATCTGTATGATAAGGTAGTATCATCTGACTAATACGATACATACAGAAATGAGGTGTTTTTTATGTTAAAGCGTTTCTTTAGCTACTATCGCCCGCACAAAAAGCTATTCTATTTGGATTTCATCTGTGCGGTATTGGTAGGGTTCTTGGAACTCGGTTTTCCACTGGCAGTTTCGTGGTTTATTGACACGCTGCTTCCGGAAGGAAATTGGAGTTCCATTATCGCAGTAAGCGCGGGGCTGTTAGTGTTGTATCTTATGAGCTCCGGCATGCAGTTTGTGGTGAACTATTGGGGGCATAAGCTCGGTATTAACATTGAAACAGACATGCGTCGTGAATTGTTTTATCATGTGCAGCGACAATCGTTTCGCTTTTTTGATAATACGAAAACCGGTCATATTATGAGTCGCATCACAAACGATCTAATGGATATCGGTGAACTGGCGCATCATGGGCCAGAGGACTTATTCATCGCGATTATGACATTCATCGGCGCGTTTTGGATTATGATTACGATTAACGTAAAGCTAGCACTTGTTGCGATCATTATCGTTCCGTTTTTAATTTGGTTGATTTCCTATTCTAACATGAGGATGAACGCTTCCTGGACGCAAATGTATGGTAACATCGCAGACGTGAACGCTCGCGTGGAAGACAGTGTGTCCGGCGTACGTGTGGTGCAATCCTTTACAAATGAAGCTTACGAGATTGATAGATTTAACAAAAACAATCGCAAGTTTCGCAAAACAAAGCTAAAAGCCTATAAGGTGATGAGCTGGAACCTGTTGGGGATTTATGTAGCAACGCGCCTCATGACGCTGATTGTTCTTGTATTCGGCGCTTGGCTCAGCTATTCGGGTAAACTCTCTTATGGAGAGCTTGTCGCATTCATTCTATATTTAAACGTTCTCTTTAAACCAATTGAAAAAATTAGCGCCTTGCTTGAGCTGTATCCAAAAGGTATGGCAGGCTTTAAGCGCTTCATTGAATTGATGGACACAGAGCCTGATATTCAAGATACGCCGGATGCAGTGGATGTACCGTCCTTGCGCGGTGATATTCGCTTTCGTAACGTAAGCTTTGGCTATGAAAATGAACGTATGATTTTAGATAATCTTACATTCTCCATTGAAGCAGGGAAAACAGTTGCGTTTGTAGGGCCGTCTGGTGCTGGGAAAACAACGATTTGCTCATTAATTCCGCGTTTTTACGATGTAACAGGAGGAGCCATCACAATTGATGGCATGGATATTCGCAATATGACGAAGTCTTCACTTCGTTCGCATATCGGTATCGTCCAGCAGGATGTATTCCTATTTACAGGTACACTTCGCGAAAACATTGCGTATGGAAAACTGGACGCTACGCAGGAGGAAATTGAAGAGGCAGCGCGAAAAGCGCATTTGACGGACTTGATTGCTTCACTGCCAAACGGCTATGACACGCAAATCGGTGAGAGGGGATTAAAGCTCTCTGGCGGTCAAAAACAGCGCTTGGCAATTGCACGCATGTTTTTGAAAAAC belongs to Ectobacillus sp. JY-23 and includes:
- a CDS encoding ABC transporter ATP-binding protein, translating into MLKRFFSYYRPHKKLFYLDFICAVLVGFLELGFPLAVSWFIDTLLPEGNWSSIIAVSAGLLVLYLMSSGMQFVVNYWGHKLGINIETDMRRELFYHVQRQSFRFFDNTKTGHIMSRITNDLMDIGELAHHGPEDLFIAIMTFIGAFWIMITINVKLALVAIIIVPFLIWLISYSNMRMNASWTQMYGNIADVNARVEDSVSGVRVVQSFTNEAYEIDRFNKNNRKFRKTKLKAYKVMSWNLLGIYVATRLMTLIVLVFGAWLSYSGKLSYGELVAFILYLNVLFKPIEKISALLELYPKGMAGFKRFIELMDTEPDIQDTPDAVDVPSLRGDIRFRNVSFGYENERMILDNLTFSIEAGKTVAFVGPSGAGKTTICSLIPRFYDVTGGAITIDGMDIRNMTKSSLRSHIGIVQQDVFLFTGTLRENIAYGKLDATQEEIEEAARKAHLTDLIASLPNGYDTQIGERGLKLSGGQKQRLAIARMFLKNPPILILDEATSALDTQTEAIIQEALNELAENRTTLIIAHRLATIKKADRVLVITEEGIAEDGTHAELLAKNNGIFAQLHAHQH
- a CDS encoding DUF4018 domain-containing protein, with product MLPTYLRYAANAILLILLSLQLRLPIAEVLLFLTLSSVLYILVARFKRLFVVVCMMQFATAVYVFPIIDGALLVCAYLVLVLKQDKTPKEMLLYTAGIPVIATFLHMEIASIESWLLLLLQGILTLVWTSHNHKQSMARLLIIVGVSVISFGLLLLLPYIRFVLAHIMGLLAYGAGDILKPLFEWLQLNAGSEVEEAAEKMKAGTPKWAEGVTQTNTSVTDWIYILAVVVVLSVISYICIRLMRKKQWHGVQLETAMAADSFVHMPNKRVPIKAPASPIRKQIFTLEKELREPFGRKRGETLESWLTRLEKEELIGNKHLLLIAYNTARYHDKHDVTLVKPLQQEIKQILKRQKHILKNKQQS
- a CDS encoding DUF58 domain-containing protein → MRGQRLEVVPLLLQDHIIKLTIPIALVCVLFFGYTPLSFLLIAYYLLAAFVHHYVRHMEQHIIVHDSARAMRLFPNESGVISIVIENRAKLPLVNGSCMFRTDAKLQSETSAHHVSENMISFPFVLGAHARQQWDFTFTAVKRGAYHIKRLECIVSDPFHLTHIHLPTIHKLKTEILVYPALQTVNGLQQLHQETSGTYKTTLSYYRDEAELLGIKPYERESFRSIHWKASAKTQQLQAKVYQPVRNLSWSICLCLASSRAVGWKANMEELISYTAYICKYAAEKKIPFELFISVMTEKGPVHISMKEGIPNVVLALEDLARLSQEHVLIQGNRFVHYYMSKREPSATLIFVGVNKEHIPATPASMYIVSDKGVVEHVTNLSALRG